A stretch of DNA from Saccharospirillum mangrovi:
CTTTTTCATATATCACGCTCCAAGGTGGCGTAATGCTTAAGAATCTGCGGTCGATATTGCCGCGAGATACTGGCCCTAACCCTGGGTAGTCGCTTTAGCAGCGTTCAATAAGACATTACTATCAAATTTATTTATAAGAGACGGTGCTTATAGGTTACACCCGAGAAGGTAAGGATAGGAGACGACCGGGCGAGAGTTCCCTGTGCTCACGACGCGGTTATGTTATTCAGTACGCGACCCTATGATTGAACTGGATCATTATTTCATAGGTATAACCAATAACCACGCACACCTCATCCGGATTCAGAAATGTATAAAGGGCATTAACCAGAAGGTTATCCGCTTCTGCACCTAGCCAAACTTCCTAAGACTATTGGACAGTCGCTATCGCTATTACAGCAAGCTGTTAGTTTCATCGGTTGATTGAATACCAACGAAGAACTTGCGATCACCGTCTGGTTATTCATCGTATGGCTGTACCCTGTAGTTGTGTCACTTAACAACTACAGGACCACAGGCGACTAAAACCATTGTTAACAGCACGGATGTGCATACAGTCGGATCACGGCTTACCTGCTTGAAGGTTCACTATTCGTCAGTCAAATAATCCAAGTCAATCTTGAACCCACTTTCGGGATCAATAAACATACTTTCAAACCGTGCTGCCAGATCAGCGATAAATAAGGGCGTTGCTGCTTCTAAGGCCATTTGCTCAAAGTTATGTTCATTCAACAGGAAGGGAGCGCGACGTTTGTGTACTAAAGCATCGCTGTAGGAAGTGGCATACAGATACTGGTTGCGTGTATCCCAGAGTGATCCAGAAATGACACCTAACGAATCCACTTCTGTTCCGGGAACGAAATAGGCGGCGACAAAGGTGAGGTAGGTGATGCTCAATGGGTTGAGGTAGAGATCGGAGTCGCTAAACGTATCGATCATCAAAACGGCGTCCGCACGGTGACGGGCAGCAGCGACGCGGACAGCTTGAACGGTATTTTCTTGTACCGTGCTGTTGTTAATGACCATGTAATCGGCCACTACGTTTCCGTTACGCAGTTGATCCAGCATGGGAGTTAGCTTTTCCAGGATCATGTTCTTAGTCTGGCTCTCATAGACGCCGTAGTAGTCTTCAAAATAGATGCCAAGAACAAATGGGCGACCCAAGGCAGGATTTAGGTCCAGTATTGTTTGAATGTCAGATTCAGTCTGGTTAAGACCTGCTACAGACATTTCATCGCTGATGCGGCCCTGATCGAACCCGGTGGAGGCGCAGCCAGTTAAGGTGACGGTTAAAATTAACAGGAGTCCGTACTTAAAGGTCGAAGTCATTAGAGGTGTCCTTACTGCATGTTTGTTGAATTTGTATCTTCCAGTGACCCGAGGGAGTTTGGTCTGTGTTACTGCAACTTTTCTCCGCACTTTGAACAATACTCCGCTTTAACCAGTAAATTTTGGTTCATCACCGCTCGACCGCATGCATCACAGAATTTCATTGATCTGAGATTTAGTATTGTAACAAGGGCTACTGCTGTAACCATCATATAGAAGGCTTGTCCAGCAATGCCCATTGCGTAAACAAAGCCTATTAAAAGCAATCCTGTGCCAATGATGAAAGGTGGCCAAAATTTGCGCTTAAGTTGCGCATTTTTACCGACAATGAAAATGGCAGTGCTAATTCCCCCTAATACAATCCAAGTGCCAATGAAAATTGGAAATACGACGTCTGAACTCATGGTTGCTCCTTATCTCGGTTATTAGTCGTCTCTTAGGCCAGCTAATTCGACGCTTTTGGTTTTACCTTTCGTTGCGCTTCTTTGTATACCAGCCACGAGGACATCCACCTTAACCCTTGGCAGCTAAGTATCACAGCGTGATACTCGAGATACTGTGTATTTATCAGGACGATGCCTATGCCGAAGCGAGGAAGAGCCTTATCTCACTCGAAGCAACACCTTATTACCATTGTGTCGCGCGCTGTGTGCGACGGGCCTTTCTGTGTGGTCGTGATTGGCAGGCAGGTAGGGACTTAAACATCGGCGACTTAACAGGATACTCAACTTAATTCTTCGATAACTACTGAGAAAGCCTGGATTGTTCCATCCTTCAGTCAGCATCCATATTATCCAGGGTAGTTAAAACCTTTGCCCAGCAGGCTTTTATTTCTCTAATGACCGGCGGCAAACTTTGTACAAGACCTGGCTTTTCGCGCACTTCAAAATGTTGCAATAGCCATTCATCGGACCAGCCATCCCAGACACCTGCGACAGAGCTCAGGTTACTTTTTAATACCGGAAAAACTTCGTGCCAAAGAATGGCCTCAACTTCAGCCACTGTCAGCCCAGATTTGCGGATAGTACGAGCGATGTATTGATAGGTGAAATCTGTGATTTCTGTATCGAGAAACAGATCAGACAGTGCTCGCCAAATAGGTAATCGGGTTTCTTCTTTGATCATATTGGATACTGGTTTTCCGGTTAGCAGAACACCCACCTTAACTTATCCTAAGTGGGCGTCCTGTTAATTCGTTCAAGAGCAGTCTTACCGTTCCTATTACGAGGTTTGATCATAAGCCTTTCTCAAACCATTTAGATGGCTAGGAAGTTGTAGATGGGATTATTTTGTGATCCATTTCTGAGAAATAGCGCTACGGTGGGTGTCCTGTTAGTTGAATTCTGATTTAAAAGTATACGAAACTATAAGTGCCACAAACAGACAATTAAACAGGGGTCTTGATGAAAATTCAAATCGGGAAAGTTTTAGATAAGAATATATACATATTGTGGCTACTCATATTTTACGCTTTTAATGTCAGTGAAATACATGCACAAGCACAAAATGCTTTTAATATGTCATCAAGAGAAATTGAGGAAACGGAAATAGAAGAATTGTTAGTTGAAAATGAAATAAATTTATTGGCTCCTATTTTTCGAACCTATGAGTTTAT
This window harbors:
- a CDS encoding DUF7079 family protein; the encoded protein is MGVLLTGKPVSNMIKEETRLPIWRALSDLFLDTEITDFTYQYIARTIRKSGLTVAEVEAILWHEVFPVLKSNLSSVAGVWDGWSDEWLLQHFEVREKPGLVQSLPPVIREIKACWAKVLTTLDNMDAD